Proteins from one Deltaproteobacteria bacterium genomic window:
- a CDS encoding PIN domain nuclease: MIVIDTSVWIDFLTGAESAHRHELHRLIETGQDIGLTEVSLTEVSLTEILQGIKSDTLFNKTKNYLIDFPILRPKSIETYIESAIIYKKCRRKGKTVRSTIDCLISAITSEHDASLFHKDRDFHHIAQYTALRLYDI, encoded by the coding sequence ATGATTGTCATTGATACAAGCGTCTGGATTGATTTCTTAACAGGCGCTGAATCAGCGCATCGTCATGAACTGCACAGGCTTATAGAAACGGGACAGGACATAGGCCTTACCGAAGTCTCCCTTACCGAAGTCTCCCTTACCGAAATCCTTCAAGGAATCAAGTCGGATACTCTTTTTAATAAAACCAAAAATTACCTCATCGATTTTCCCATTCTTCGCCCTAAAAGCATTGAAACATACATAGAGAGCGCCATCATTTACAAGAAATGCAGACGCAAGGGAAAGACTGTCAGAAGTACCATTGACTGTTTAATATCAGCCATTACAAGTGAACATGACGCATCACTTTTCCACAAGGACAGGGATTTTCATCATATTGCCCAATACACCGCACTTCGGCTTTATGACATCTGA
- a CDS encoding type II toxin-antitoxin system VapB family antitoxin, whose amino-acid sequence MSRTNIDLADDLVAEGLSLTKLKTKKELVNYALEELIKRERRKGILEIEGKIEWEGNLDEMRKSRV is encoded by the coding sequence ATGTCAAGGACAAACATTGATCTTGCAGATGACCTTGTCGCAGAGGGTTTAAGCCTTACCAAGCTTAAAACGAAAAAAGAGCTTGTAAACTATGCCCTGGAAGAACTCATCAAAAGGGAAAGACGGAAAGGTATTCTGGAGATCGAAGGTAAGATCGAGTGGGAAGGAAACCTCGATGAAATGAGGAAAAGCAGGGTATGA